Sequence from the Ictalurus furcatus strain D&B chromosome 25, Billie_1.0, whole genome shotgun sequence genome:
CTCCTTCTCCACGTTCCTCTGTAAGTACTGACTTATGATGTTTATGAAATGGTGTATGCATGTGCTCACTCTGTATCTCAGGGTACTTCATCATGAAGAGAAGACCCCAGCGTATTGTAGTGGCTGCGCTTTCTGTCCCTGCTTCAAGCATGTCCAGCATTGCAATCAATAATGTCTCGACATTAAATCCAGCTTCAGGATCActctttttctaaattattcaaAAACAGAAGTGTTAAACGTTGTCCATGACTGGTTCCttgccatttatttttttgcgaaTAAGGCCCACATACAATTACAGAGAAAATGTgctaacattttaaacaaacctTTTCCATTTCTAGAAGGAAACTGTCGATGTAATCCCGAGGATTTGAGGGATCCCAGTCCTCCTTGTGTCTTCTTAGTTCTTCTTTTAAGAActctattatttttgtgtagtTGGCAAACATCTTTTGATGCGGACCAGGAAGGTATTCAAAGAGGCGAGGGAAGGCATTATATAGCTACAAGATTCCACAGAGGACACAAAAATTAGACAGTGGTGAATCTATTTGTGAATACATCACATAATGTAGCTAGTCGCAAATTAGATTTGCatatgttatatttaatgtatcaAACTTTTATGTGAATAAAAATGGTTTGAATTGCTCTAAAAGCAGAATTTTGCCTGCTGACCTGAGCTCGGTCAGAACCTGCCAAAACAACGGCTTCAGTATCCAAACGCAAGATATTCAGGAAATTCTCATCGTGGTATTCAAAGCGATGACCAAAAACTAGTGCTGAGATGATGTTTGCAACTGCGTTGTTGATGAAAAACTGGGGATTAAAAGCACCTAAATGGGCACAAAAATATGATTTGTacattatatacagttgcaatcaatattattcaacccccgttgcaaatcaggtttattgtcaaaatttacagactttcagcgatttgcaatgaacaaatcaaacaaaagaaattgaaatagttcaacacaaggaatgcttcaagtggtttcctcaaattcaactcaaaatgcaacttataatgacttctccagtttcaataTTATTCaatcccctgaatagaatccctcacaacagcacaaatatgcaaaacaggtgttgtctcaaacacacctgatgcaactaatcaagggcttcattagttgcgccaggtgtgcttgagctggaacacatgaaatacctgaactggctagtgGCAGAAAATACATTAAACACCTGTACGggacagaaaaaggaagctatcaacggctgcaaccagatttctgagaagggaGGTTGTGAAAAACCGCAATGTTGTCCCGGTTTTTTTGGCCCAGCCCTCCAGTGGGTGCAGCGTCTAGTGGCCACAGGATCCAGGGGACTTgataatgtaactcagtttgtgggactattgGGAGTCCAGAATCCAAGGCCATCCTGGTACATCTTTTGGAGGGGGTCAGCCTTGCAGATAAACCTTCCCTGCCattcaccacctattatgagcaggcaaacagggtgacctcctccccaaggctccagcctgagacccaagaAGTGGTCTCACTTGCCGAGCTCGagccggaggtcaatgtggcaaccttctccccagagctccaaaaTGAAACCCACAAAGTGGTCTCACCTaccgagctccagcccgagggcAATGTGgcaacctcctccccagagctccagcatgacatCCATGAGGTAGTCTCATCTatagagctccagccagaggtcaaagtggccaagttcctgtcccaggtcgaagagacggcctcccaagccaagttcataTCCAaagtcgaagagacggcctcccaagacacgttcctgtctgaggtctaAGAGATAGCCTCCCAAGACAAGTTCATGTTCAAGGTCGATGAGACAGCCTCCCAAGactgtctgaggttgaagagacggtctcccaagccaagttcctgtctgaggtcgaagagacggcctcccaagccaagttcctgtctgaggtcgaagagacggcctcccaagacacgatcctgtctgaggtcaacgaggcaacctcccacaccaagttccagtctgagatcgatgaGGTGACCTTcaatgccaagttccagtctgagattgaCGAGGCGActtcccacaccaagttccagtccaaggtcgctgacacgaccaaccaagttctcctcatgcctgagacCGACGTCATGACCGACCAGGTTCTGCtgacgcctgaagccgacgtcacaaTCAATcgagttctgctcacacctgagtccgttgacatgaccaaccaggttctgttCATGCCTGAAGTcgacgtcacaaccaaccaggttctgctcacacctgaaaccaacgtcacgaccaaccaggttctgctcatgcctgaagctgaTGTctcaaccaaccaggttctacTCACGCCTGatgccgacgtcacgaccaaccagatTTTGCTCACGGCTGAAGctgatgtcacgaccaaccaggttctgctcacacctgaagccgacgtcatgatcaaccaggttctgctcatgcctataaccgacgtcacgaccaaccaggttctgggCACACCTGAAGCCGaagtcacgaccaaccaagatctgctcacgcccgagtctgctgacatagacaaccaagctctgatcacgcccgagtctgctgacacggacaaccaagctctgatcacgcccgagtctgctgacacggacagccaagctctgctcatgcccgaatctgctgacatgaacaaccaagttctgctcatgcccgagtctgctgacatagacaaccaggttctgctcatgcccgagtctgctgacacgaacaaccaggttctgctcacgcctcaagccgacatcacgaccaaccaagatctgctcacgcccgaatctgctgacacggacaagcaagttctgatcacgcccgagtctgctgacatggacaaccaagttctgatcatgaCCAAGTCTGCTGatacggacaaccaagttctgctcacacccgagtctgctgacacggacaaccaagttctgttcacgccggagtctgctgacacaaacaaccaagttctgcttacgcccgagtctgctgacacaaccaacaaagttctgctcatgcctgagtctgttgacataGCCAATCAAGTTTGGCCTGTAGAGTCAGTGAAAAACGACActccgcttccctgctccgctgaggatgtcgctccgcccccatgctccactgaggatgtcgctccgcctccatgctccactgaggatgtcgctaTGCTCAGGACGTCGCCCCGTCTCcatgctccactgaggacatcgctccacaCCAAGTCAAGCCCCTGTCTAAAGCTGATGACACAATTTCCCAAGCCAGGTTCTCACCTAATGACCCTGGCAAACCAGCCTCATCCCCATGTCTGCTCCTCTGCTCCTTGAGAAACCTACTACttgttggacaatgcctgcattggaacctgaggggctgtgtgaacattttgccaAGAGGGCCAGGGTCGCCAACGGAGGGAGCGTATTTTGGCCCTTCGGGAGAAGCACCCTTGGGGGgagggggttctgtcatatcacagtaAACCAGTAACTACAtatcccatcctgcactgtggcctacaaacatggctgccatgcactgcaattcccagaacaatCACATTTATtctaattacacacacctgtttcaaattcacagcactcttAATCACAGTATGAAGAGACtatttgaacacaatgactttgcaaATTATTGAGTATTATCACAGTACCAAGCGTTTATACCATGTTCCTCATTTTTCTTCGTGTTCATTGATCTTATTTCTTGTTTTTCGTTCTCGTTTCTTGctttgcctagtttatgcctgtctGCAGATCACCTGACTCATTGCCTGTTTTTAAcctgctattgtctcatgatttggatttgtctatcTGACTCTCTTTAATAagagctcttatctgcacttgcatccgtcctaaccttcattaagTGGATTTCGTGACACATTTCAATGGCTTTTGTTTGATtcgttcattgcaaacagctgaaagtctatacattttgagaataaacctgatttgcaatggaggtttaataattttgattgcatctGTACATAATTTGGCTGGGAATGTCTATTGAAAATCTGTTATAAACATCATATATGATTTGTAACAAATAGTCCTGAactgagatactgtatatttcttaGTTAATGGGGAAACCTGCTTTAGCTAAGAAACCTCCCCAGGAATCTCCTGAATAATAAGTTTCAGAGTGGCCACTTACCCTGTTCTGCTTTGAAAGCATCACACAGAATTATGCTCTCCTGCTGGATACTCAGCTCCAGGGTCTTCCTCCCTTCACCAAAGTTGCGTAGGTGTGTGATGACAAACTTCCTCTGGTTTTTCCACAGGTACCCATTACTGAGAGCAACACCTTCAGAGCATGGCACAGCAAGTCTCAGTGTATCCAATTAGATTATATTTATAGGTGATGTAGTGAAAAAAGATTACATGTAATGcatgtaaaatatttcagtatcaATCATGAATATTAGAAACACCTGATGAGGTCACAGTCTGTACactcaaaaaaaaccaaacaaacactgGGTTATTTTGGAGGTTAAGGGAATGAATGAACAACAGAACttgcaaataaaatattctAGTTTATACCGCAGCACGGCtgaatgctcgaatctgattggtcagaaggtgtgcattctttttgtataacagcacggctcagaaagtagttctggctgttACATGAACAATAGGTTTAAATTAATGTGCTTATTAGTAACAGGTCATATACAGgcacttgtatggcagatgctccacatgatttaagaataataataacaacctgatgttaaaaatgtgttagtGTTTCTCAAAGTAAAATGTGTaatcgtatttttttttttaggagacatttatttaacatttatggaaggagtctcattGTCAATACCTTGCAACTGCCATGTGACAGTTaatttacagggacttgtaaggCAGTCATTTATgtaataaactgattttaaaatatatgcaCTGTTATTTACCATAAAATGGGTGAACCTTTCTGTAAtgagacatttatggaaggaatctccagtgtcagttttcTGCTACaggaaatcttcaggacagactttttattttatttttatttttgcactttgcggtttctcgttaacatgacaagctgcatgcCATGAGAGGAAAAAGTTCATgagaaaacattattattaattaacatCTGATATGTAAATGGAAACAGGAGATAAATCCTGTTAGGTTAGCTAATATTTAGctgactagcattagcagtgatCATTGTGAACATGCGTCCTAAAAACACTGCCATGAGTTATTACAATATAATGTTATAAAGGGGGCTTAATTATGTTAAGCATCTTTGTGAATACAGTTGATCCCACTCTTAATTTTtcgtttcatttttgtttttgtttcacatGCAGAAGCTGCTACGAAagtttttgaaatatgtctgaatGTATGTGCTAATACACAGAGGAGCTTACAATGTCAGTAGAAGAGGTTACACTGGGCAAACACACCTATTTATGGTTATTAGTGTTAGCTTTATTATGCTTCTAAAAGATCACGTCAAAGATATCAGTGATACATATAAAACCGTCATTCCACAGATGATAAAGGAAAACTTGGGCTGTTATATTTCCACTTCTTGTATTTTCAGTGTAAAATGTAGCACTAtaaatgttttacaaatatgtttattaCATAACCGATTGTACAAATTCTAAAGCTGGTTaactcccatccatccatcttcaaccgcttactccttttgagggtcacgggggaacctggagcctatcccagggagcatcaggcacaaggcggggtacaccctggacagggtgccagtccatcgcagggcacacaatcacacacacatttacacacccattcatacactacgggcactttagacacaccaatcagcctaccatgcatgtctttggactgggggaggaaagcggagtacccagaggaggcccctgcagcacggggagaacatgcaaactcacagagccacaggaatcgaaccccgaccctggcggtgtgaggcgaacgtgctaaccactaagcctcacTAACCATTAACTCCCATGTTAATAAAATGatgattaatattttaatgtttaaagatACTTATTGTGGTTTTTCCCCTCCTAATTTATAATAAAGGCTTCTTTTATCTGTGCTGAACATTACATCATATTTCTACAGGTATTACTTTAAGCAAAATAATTCCCACATACAGTAAGAAAATAAGACATCATTAACTGGTAAATATGACCCAAAATCCTGGTTATTTTAACCCAACACAGCACGTTGGGTTAACTGAACAATCAATTTTGCTAAACTAAATTAATCCAGTGTGTTATATATGCAATAGTTGCCCAGTTATGTGGTTAAAAGAACCCCAGACATTTTTGGAGTGTACATACTGTGTACATACTGTTAGGTCatcaaaaatgttttgcagGTGGGGAGACACCCTGACAATATGGTATCAAAGACAATCATTTGTAATAATGgtgaagaacaaaaacaatattcatTAATTGAGTAAAGTACATGCCCCaccccattattattattattattattattattattattattattattattattttacttaccAAGTCCATTATAGATTTTGTGAAAGAGAGGGACAACAGGTCGGTCTGCAAAGCTGTCTAGCTGAGTAATGAGAGCCTCCTTCACCATTTTATGTCCAGAGATAAACACAGTTTTCTCACTGCCCCAACGCAGGCTAAAAACGTCTCCATACTTCTCGGCAAGCTTAGTTTGAATACGTACAAGTAatggagaaaagagagaaagataatgGTAGCACATTTTCTACACATgtatcacaaaatatttttattactttgacataaaatttttattattttatattattaatttctgGCCACAGATGGtaagaaaattatatatatatatatatatctgtgtgtgtgtgtgtgtgcgtgtgtgtgtgtatgtatatatatatccaaagAAATATCCAAATAGTCTTTTTAGCCTACCTTGTCTATTGTTTTGAAGTCAAGCCCAGTGAAAATGTTTCCCACAAAAGGTAGGGGCCATGGTCCTGGTGGAAAATTGGATGGATTTTTGTTCCTGATGACATCAAGAAGTagtaggaaaagaaaaaatcctAAAAGCCAGCTCTTCAAATCAAGATATTCCACTAAGTAGTGTAAGATCATTGTGTGGTTTGTGAGGATTCTGGTGGTATGTCTGCTCCTGTGTCTGAAGGTTTGTGTACTTTAACTGTCTTGCTTAAACGCCCGACCCGTAGCTGAACTGGAGCAGAGGGGAGAGATTATGTAGCTACTCAGAATTCCTAGAAAAGCTtcagtgtgttttttccccaacttcctgcacacacacgcatgcatgcaaACGTGTGTATTCCCAACACCGACAGCTTTTTGCAATGCATACAACATATAACCAGACTTTAGTTTCAATCTCTGATGCATTTATATCAGCAATTACACAAATGAAACTCACATTACAGGAATTCCTCTCTGGTCTCAAGCATTATATTTATGGTCAAAGGCCCTgctgaaatataaaaaagtaaaaataccaGGCCCATGAAGGaggatttttacaaaatatgaaatgtttacTATCAGACTATTCATGTGTGTTAAATATAcacacgatatggccaaaagtatgtggagacctgatcatcacacccataaaGTATGTACTTGGTGAATATCCCATTCCAAGACCATGGGTAGTAATATGAAGTTCACCTCCAATCccctgggaaggttttccactagatgttGAAacatggttgtggggatttgtgccgagctccagccagcaatcaacgtggcaacctcaaCCCCAGACCTCTGGCAGGAAATCTGCAGGTGAGGCAGCCtcttgggtctcaggctggagctctggagcagaggttgccacgttgacctccgcaGGAGCTTGCAGtggagaccacctcatggatctcagACTGGTGCTCTGGGGttgaggttgccacgttgaacgctggctggagctcggcggaTGAGACCCCCTCATGTGTCCCAGGCTGGCGCTCTGGAGAGGAGGTTGCCACAGTGACCTCCAACTGGAGCTTTGGAGATGAGGCCGCAACAGTGACCTCCAACtgtagctctggagatgaggccGCCTCTTGGatctcgggctggagctctggaaattAGGTCACCCCACGTGGAGGTCAACCTCCGGCTGGAACTCGGCTGGTGAGACCATCTCGttggtctcaagctggagcacTGCTCCTGCTCTCTTGTGGAGCTGTTTGTGGGTCTGCCAGCTGTCTTTGAAACATTCTTGACGGCAGAAATAAGATCCATGTATTCTGAGTGTAATGCATGTTGGACACTGTAGCTTAGCTTCTTTATGGCAGCCCTCAGTCTTGCACACCTGTGTCACCTCCATTGCCACTCTGTAGACCTGGGGCTGGGGCTGAGCTGTGGAGACCCTCCTGTCAGCCAGCTCCCACTCATAATATGGGGTGAACATCTGAGAGGGTTCATCCATCAGGCTGAGCCTTCCTAACATTTTCCCCAGGTCGAGTTTGAACCCTGAATGTCCGAACACCTGAACTAAAAGTTTTCCCAACTGGGTTACTCTGCTAAGTAATCAGGAACTCTGCCCAACTGCGGACTGGATCAGTGAGCCAGGACAGCATGAATGCCAGCCACTGCTCTTCTGTCAGCTTGGGGTCCTACAggcttgtaaaataaaattggcATTGCAGGAGATAACATTTGGGATGTACCTGAAAGCCACCAAAGGAAGCTGGAACATCCAGGGGGATCCACTGGGGAAAATGCATGGAATCAAATGCTGGTATAAAGATCTCGGCATGGCACTCTCCATGCTCTCGTGCTGCTTCCATGTTaaggcaaagtattctgtcacgtaattgaggctgagacagaagcaaatgcagctatggcagtttaataaaacaacaagtccaaaggatcaggcagaaatcaataaacataaacagtaatcaataagcagggttgagcctggccagtacctggatgggaaaACTCCTGGgaaaaactaaggttgctgctggaagtgttattagtgaggtcagcagggggtgctcaccctgtggtctttgtggggcctaatgccccagtataatGACAGGGACACTATCTGTAGAAACAGCACGgcctttcggatgagacgttaaccCGAGGTCCttactctctgtggtcattaaaaatcccaggacacttatggtaaaagAGTAGGTGTaaaaccccggtgtcctggcacAATTCTCCcactg
This genomic interval carries:
- the LOC128601405 gene encoding cytochrome P450 2J2: MILHYLVEYLDLKSWLLGFFLFLLLLDVIRNKNPSNFPPGPWPLPFVGNIFTGLDFKTIDKLAEKYGDVFSLRWGSEKTVFISGHKMVKEALITQLDSFADRPVVPLFHKIYNGLGVALSNGYLWKNQRKFVITHLRNFGEGRKTLELSIQQESIILCDAFKAEQGAFNPQFFINNAVANIISALVFGHRFEYHDENFLNILRLDTEAVVLAGSDRAQLYNAFPRLFEYLPGPHQKMFANYTKIIEFLKEELRRHKEDWDPSNPRDYIDSFLLEMEKKKSDPEAGFNVETLLIAMLDMLEAGTESAATTIRWGLLFMMKYPEIQKKVQAEIDKVIGQSRQASMADKPNMPYTEAVIHEIQRMGNTVPLGFPKMASKDIVLGGFFIPKGTTVTTNLSSVLKDKNEWETPDMFNPGHFLDDQGQFLKKDAFLPFSAGKRSCLGEQLARMELFLFFTSLLQCFTFSPGPGDDLSLEGQLGFTYAPRPYSICVTPR